The DNA segment GCACAACACCGATTGCTTCCTCCTGATGGTACAAACCTTTTTCCACTAACGGCACCAACAGCGGACAAGCCGAACTGAACAGTTCCAGGTTGGGATTGATGGAACGGAGCGCTTTCTCGTAGGAACCGCTCTTGACGGTGCCTTCCGTCCCGATTACGCCGATTTTGCCGTTGCGGGTCATTTTGATAGCCGCTCTTGCTCCGGGATAAATTACGCCGATTACCGGAACCGGCGACTCGTCGCGAATTTCATCAAGCGCAACCGCGGTTGCCGTATTGCAGGCAATCACGATCAGCTTGGGCTGAAATTGCAGCAAGTAATCGACGATTTGCCGGGTAAAGGCGAGCACCTCCCTTGCCGGTCTGGGACCATACGGAGTGCGGGCCGTGTCGCCGAAGTAGATGATTTTTTCCCGGGGCAACTGCCTCATCACTTCTTTCACAACCGTTAAACCGCCGACGCCCGAATCCAAAATCGCAATGGCTTGCTGCACAAGATCCGCTTCCTTTACTTTACAATATATTTGGCTCAAGCATATAACATTCACAGCATATGACGTTTGCGCCGTCTATGCAACCTTTTTTTGGCGAAA comes from the Bacilli bacterium genome and includes:
- the racE gene encoding glutamate racemase gives rise to the protein MQQAIAILDSGVGGLTVVKEVMRQLPREKIIYFGDTARTPYGPRPAREVLAFTRQIVDYLLQFQPKLIVIACNTATAVALDEIRDESPVPVIGVIYPGARAAIKMTRNGKIGVIGTEGTVKSGSYEKALRSINPNLELFSSACPLLVPLVEKGLYHQEEAIGVVRNQLAPLLDIPIDTLILGCTHYPFLADAISKVMGPGVELISSAEETAREIGTILHHSGQLAHSEILPIHQFHCSGDPAIFRKIAQEWLGDEVAVSPVVWQVTKIV